One window from the genome of Trichoplusia ni isolate ovarian cell line Hi5 chromosome 13, tn1, whole genome shotgun sequence encodes:
- the LOC113500173 gene encoding uncharacterized protein LOC113500173 isoform X2: MAISDDVIAMVHDLSDAGLTVTLIGAPEVNTEELESPTRSPNREASTHRMGRVEERHRRYSRMSEEVCPTKDREAIRKKLSKRMDIRYLNEIKSFKDKIKSSYLLSCSPQQCPMIQERLTQHQQDCHSGTYQQMQQPVPTCSAVLRCRDQAINVSPTLSRMRLPKFTLPLNDEGRVVQTELTMKDLSPGRTPSKHLTKKNSEILSRDVIPLRKSRTREVLPKRNFYKEHLQNEILNWLQTVPMFYTLNFTTKDIKENIVNNLAEKINLLAVEVTDDSYEAKTKIEIENCLSRLPMWLPGTKRDQATFKDGLKQKLWVKIRELNENFLGIKYEKSVGNEKEEERIPLTNDSYEREVIDWSYRLPIKEQNGMRRQQVVDLIMKKLTPLLKIPLHTTSYKLILKGEIIDILDDLPLALSSPRYKTVQLNRYAEELANRLLTIQIKHEANSSKNPTKDAAVYHQCTSQVMGMPIQRARCSYKSLIQERIAECLDKVQVCHRNDLIEEICLTFLDAKDNLRSSDELSIKNEIHEYLRDTGKLSEEQSMYVAKMIIKHVKITLNNINNSASTSFDSVIPELSGTISVYMWGRSNHATSTPKKMPVKEIPKLNAEEQSYMNNVASVVKAWMNTLPKQFNEDKMFKETIINDLAGDIMDELKVNQLAPEAIKDKENYLNYMMYRWLYRYEVFPNETIRTEAKPYIEDFIRRLKTVPEPKLTSSQHGTRQAMEHIKHMQGERGWEEDYLAKGIDVLEDQISVWMNEQPTEIYANKDKGKRNKQVHDLALTLQDRLRSKSPEEDMEQDINKWLGKVVKPKEKEHIGLLTQNLLEKIVNTPQDQTLEAKFEDRKRYIADHLEAKRQKANPSTQPTQDYSNVGNIEGDPDKTIRDFIAKFIEHNYDIDDPMAIGAFSHLLKTKLRILSPPTRKEVYDNFGKSKPHERFNPQKLQLELEYIKAISDWLMNIPIEASYNTPGNRRRIEFINDLAKNVQEIEEQRVNSPDEMNYNYLIASLILHSMHSYGLPILPEHKNNTPLMVDQLLQKLVAFRSSELSSQGNQTVSSSCQSTNLSDIREQNLSEFIVDYIRINGREIADDETKLEAWTARLMKEVKKMLHADADPSTLSKAQVYNKFNEVPIPGDESVRRYALEIAYVKEITDWMKNLPLLSIENYPEAQERQIKMISELAEKMADTEATRNSDPTDDTADKNLEDYITCWITRLPLDPNKDLVVPIVVQQLMKRKEKVRKRDQKPENESLSSYDRSKSEKSNRQTSLGNKKTNKEKSISKWCKTDKGNTNPATVIVEAIENWSNKLPIKGDEKEVKAIKEGIATKLYQKVGELNVDPRIFNDDLLYTEMLGDEIDTQLENVPQNPELQKNRQKLKEGLLNTIVDTKEAIKEKSAGDNYKHKLETTIDVSIPNPVQNTQIFDPGFEIYKSHLASMFILENFDHANDDVKAKYEKRVRDEIDKYFENAQNRNALPLTKDQIYNELYSALFKVPMPNENSVKDEVEQVKTRCEIDTWFEDLPLKEPDDLGELLEWDKILSTLAKRVHGIEKLEPKAEDKMHKEIVKWLEKLPLLPDEEGVDGHATRLQNILKSTYDARKYVAKDPQATSKGKKLKEKKTKDNKSKKVSPNVSQVPGPSGGGENWESPKETPHSKSTKAKPCCDVTPMTNKKSGDIITEVVEDWCNQLPLVASDETNVAIKDNVSTRIIIHISDLNMDPEIFNDDVVYDEILDEELESVMSNLPVPPDFEHSKAARKYQLKEMIKSIKPIIKEERARHEYKEELNNTVANILKVPEDTTAEKIKEFIKLKDEIVENFVQYNYNKNDEEGKQIYKKNVHDAVVKYFIDIKENLNEEQVDPLVRRNQLLSELGKIPIPNEALKDEVEEIRMRAEVEQFFQEQSVPDGDVENKLKKNLAKRLHNLERSGHNCNAEKKMKHDIIRCLKKLNCDVSPKTVEDFVEKLKNNESHRKTPPVTNSRASGLNQTGPYGFSIATGPQDPQSFNVGGNIVAQSRQNTIQQTYGPLSPQQATINTQNMNQSGGQWLSLQPASEPPNFDSYSQTNFSGPDGQLFNSYGPDDVDQLQGQPNLTDSNYSGARPVRSYVISKGNVLPGQDLDQSINYNDFAGGPLLNSTMSPTQGVGAQTVNQVPQSPNNMREVASSPSPIDQPNYGQIATPRQVALAPPLMQGQNMPAEPVFQGPMYKYIPMHQPFTVPIIEPGQMLGSHCSMRPLRPLSGPDNSIISKQGMIGPPIPLSMGRQGMVAMSNERRSKGNYESSDEEEVCKCDRGRYLNCRGPPYCMVAMDEFFEDCVGFGPLWCGVPFPECFYY, encoded by the exons ATGGCGATATCTGATGACGTCATAGCTATGGTGCATGACTTATCAGACGCTGGGCTCACTGTCACGCTGATTGGGGCACCAGAAGTAAATACTGAAG AATTAGAATCTCCAACACGCAGTCCGAATCGGGAAGCAAGTACGCATAGAATGGGTAGGGTAGAAGAGAGACACCGGAGGTACAGCAGGATGTCCGAAGAAGTCTGTCCGACGAAGGACAGAGAGGCCATTAGGAAGAAACTTAGTAAGAGGATGGACATCCGATACCTGAACGAAATCAAGAGCTTCAAAGATAAGATCAAGTCATCGTATCTACTC TCCTGTTCGCCGCAACAGTGCCCCATGATACAAGAAAGATTGACTCAACACCAACAAGACTGCCACAGCGGAACATACCAACAAATGCAGCAGCCGGTACCCACTTGCAGTGCCGTTTTGAGATGCAGAGATCAAGCT ATTAATGTGTCACCTACATTATCCAGAATGCGGCTACCAAAATTCACGTTACCGCTTAATGACGAAGGCCGTGTCGTTCAAACTGAGCTCACTATGAAAGACTTAAGCCCTGGGCGTACTCCATCAAAACACCTCACTAAAAAGAACAGTGAAATATTAAGCAGAGATGTTATTCCACTTAGGAAGTCCAGGACTCGAGAAGTCTTGCCCAAACGGAACTTTTATAAAGAACACTtgcaaaatgaaattttaaactgGTTACAAACCGTCCCTATGTTTTATACTTTGAACTTTACAACTAAAGACATCAAAGAGAACATAGTTAATAATCTTgcagagaaaataaatttactcgCCGTTGAAGTAACTGACGATAGTTACGAAGCCAAAacgaaaattgaaattgaaaactgCTTAAGTAGGTTGCCTATGTGGCTACCTGGAACAAAACGTGACCAAGCAACATTCAAAGATGgtctaaaacaaaaactctGGGTAAAAATCAGAGAGCTTAATGAGAACTTCTTAGGAATAAAGTATGAGAAATCAGTTGGCAATGAGAAGGAGGAAGAGAGGATACCATTGACAAATGATTCCTACGAAAGGGAAGTAATAGATTGGTCTTATCGATTACcaataaaagaacaaaatggCATGAGAAGACAACAAGTAGTGgacttaataatgaaaaaattaacGCCACTGCTCAAAATACCACTTCATACAACTAGCTACAAGTTGATACTGAAGGGAGAAATCATTGACATTTTAGACGATTTACCATTAGCACTGTCAAGTCCTAGATATAAAACAGTGCAATTAAACAGGTATGCTGAAGAACTTGCGAACAGACTGCttactatacaaataaaacacgaGGCAAACTCTTCAAAGAACCCGACTAAAGATGCTGCAGTATATCATCAGTGCACTAGCCAGGTTATGGGTATGCCTATCCAAAGAGCACGATGCAGTTACAAATCTCTTATACAAGAGCGAATAGCTGAATGCTTAGACAAAGTACAAGTCTGTCACCGAAATGATCTAATAGAAGAAATATGTTTGACATTCCTTGATGCGAAGGATAACTTGCGCTCAAGTGATGAGctaagtattaaaaatgaaatacacGAGTATCTACGTGATACTGGCAAACTTTCTGAGGAACAATCAATGTACGTTGCCAAAATGATCATCAAACATGTTAAAATTACACTTAACAATATCAACAATTCTGCCTCAACAAGTTTTGATTCAGTTATACCCGAACTATCTGGAACCATTTCAGTTTATATGTGGGGTCGTAGTAATCATGCCACGTCGACACCAAAGAAAATGCCTGTAAAAGAAATACCTAAACTAAACGCGGAAGAACAATCATATATGAACAACGTAGCATCCGTCGTTAAAGCCTGGATGAACACATTACCCAAGCAATTTAATGAGGATAAAATGTTTAAGGAAACTATTATCAACGATTTGGCTGGCGACATCATGGATGAACTAAAAGTAAACCAATTAGCACCAGAAGCaattaaagataaagaaaactaCTTAAATTACATGATGTATAGGTGGCTATACAGATATGAAGTGTTTCCTAATGAAACTATTCGTACTGAAGCTAAACCATACATAGAAGACTTTATTAGGAGATTAAAAACCGTACCAGAACCCAAATTGACTTCATCGCAACATGGTACCAGACAAGCCATGGAACATATAAAGCACATGCAAGGGGAACGCGGATGGGAAGAAGACTATTTAGCTAAAGGAATAGACGTATTAGAAGACCAAATATCAGTATGGATGAATGAACAACCTACTGAGATATATGCCAACAAAGACAAAGGCAAACGCAACAAACAGGTGCATGATCTCGCTCTCACTCTACAGGATCGGTTAAGAAGCAAAAGCCCTGAAGAAGACATGGaacaagatataaataaatggctTGGCAAGGTTGTTAAACCGAAAGAAAAGGAACATATTGGCTTATTAACTCAAAATCTATTGGAAAAAATTGTAAACACACCACAGGACCAAACGTTAGAAGCAAAGTTTGAAGATAGAAAACGTTACATAGCAGATCATTTGGAAGCTAAACGTCAAAAAGCGAATCCATCAACACAGCCAACCCAGGATTACAGTAACGTCGGGAATATTGAAGGAGACCCTGATAAGACAATAAGAGATTTTATTGCCAAGTTTATAGAACATAATTATGACATTGATGATCCTATGGCTATAGGAGCATTTAGTCAtctacttaaaactaaattaagaaTATTGAGTCCACCAACAAGAAAAGAAGTTTACGACAATTTTGGTAAATCAAAGCCACATGAAAGATTTAATccacaaaaattacaattagaGTTAGAGTACATAAAAGCTATTTCAGATTGGTTAATGAACATTCCCATAGAAGCGTCCTACAATACTCCTGGCAACCGCCGACGTATAGAATTTATTAATGATCTCGCTAAAAATGTACAAGAAATAGAAGAGCAGAGAGTTAACAGTCCCGATGAAATGAACTACAATTACCTTATAGCTTCATTGATCCTGCACAGTATGCACTCATACGGGCTGCCGATATTACCTGAACACAAGAACAATACACCATTGATGGTTGATCAATTGCTTCAGAAACTTGTTGCATTCAGAAGTTCTGAACTAAGCTCACAAGGCAATCAGACGGTATCTTCGTCTTGCCAATCAACAAATCTAAGTGATATTAGAGAACAGAACCTGAGCGAATTCATCGTTGACTATATACGGATCAATGGAAGAGAAATAGCTGACGACGAGACGAAGTTGGAAGCATGGACAGCTCGTCTAAtgaaagaagttaaaaaaatgcttcACGCTGATGCTGACCCTTCAACGTTAAGCAAAGCACAGgtctataataaatttaatgaagttcCAATACCTGGAGACGAATCTGTCAGGCGATATGCTTTAGAAATAGCTTACGTAAAAGAAATAACAGATTGGATGAAAAATCTCCCATTGTTATCAATCGAAAATTATCCTGAAGCGCAAgaacgacaaataaaaatgataagcGAGCTAGCTGAGAAGATGGCTGATACGGAAGCTACGAGAAACTCGGACCCAACGGACGACACAGCTGACAAGAACCTTGAAGACTATATTACATGTTGGATAACACGATTACCTTTAGATCCAAACAAAGACTTAGTTGTACCTATCGTTGTACAACaattaatgaaaagaaaagagAAAGTAAGAAAACGAGATCAAAAACCAGAAAATGAATCACTGTCATCTTACGATAGATCTAAAAGTGAGAAATCTAATCGACAAACCAGCCTTGGAAATAAGAagacaaacaaagaaaaaagtatcTCTAAATGGTGCAAGACTGACAAGGGTAATACAAATCCAGCTACGGTTATAGTTGAAGCTATAGAAAACTGGTCCAACAAACTACCAATTAAGGGAGACGAAAAAGAAGTTAAAGCAATTAAGGAAGGCATTGCTACGAAATTATACCAAAAGGTCGGCGAACTTAACGTTGACCCGAGAATTTTCAACGATGATTTACTTTATACAGAAATGTTAGGTGATGAAATAGACACACAATTGGAAAATGTACCCCAAAATCCAGAGCTGcagaaaaatagacaaaaactAAAGGAAGGATTATTGAACACAATAGTAGATACAAAAGAGGCCATTAAGGAAAAATCTGCTGGCGACAATTACAAGCACAAGCTTGAAACAACTATTGATGTGTCGATACCAAATCCGGTCCAGAATACACAGATATTTGATCCAGGTTTTGAAATCTACAAAAGTCACTTAGCTAGCATGTTCATATTAGAAAACTTTGATCATGCTAACGATGATGTTAAAGCAAAATACGAAAAAAGAGTAAGAGATGAGATTGACAAATACTTCGAAAATGCACAGAACAGGAATGCTTTACCTTTAACTAAGGATCAGATTTATAACGAACTTTACAGTGCATTATTTAAAGTACCGATGCCAAATGAAAACTCAGTCAAAGATGAGGTCGAACAGGTTAAAACTAGATGTGAAATAGATACATGGTTTGAAGACTTACCACTCAAAGAACCAGATGACTTAGGCGAATTACTGGAATGGGATAAAATTCTATCCACGCTTGCCAAGAGAGTTCATGGAATAGAGAAACTCGAGCCCAAAGCCGAAGACAAAATGCATAAAGAAATCGTGAAATGGCTCGAGAAACTACCGTTACTCCCCGACGAAGAAGGGGTAGATGGTCACGCTACCAgacttcaaaatatattaaagtccACCTACGATGCTAGAAAATATGTCGCAAAGGATCCGCAAGCCACATCAAAGGGAAAAAAACTAAAggagaaaaaaacaaaggaTAATAAAAGTAAGAAAGTGTCACCTAATGTGAGTCAAGTACCTGGCCCTAGCGGCGGCGGAGAGAACTGGGAAAGTCCGAAGGAAACACCACACTCTAAATCAACCAAAGCAAAGCCATGCTGTGACGTCACCCCAATGACTAACAAAAAGTCAGGAGACATCATCACAGAAGTAGTTGAGGATTGGTGTAATCAATTACCACTAGTAGCTAGTGATGAAACGAATGTAGCAATTAAAGACAATGTGTCAACTAGAATTATAATCCATATtagtgacttaaatatggacccTGAAATCTTCAACGACGATGTAGTTTATGATGAGATCTTAGATGAAGAACTCGAAAGCGTTATGTCAAACTTACCCGTACCTCCCGACTTCGAACATAGCAAAGCTGCAAGAAAATACCAACTGAAAGAAAtgataaaatctattaaacCGATCATAAAGGAAGAGAGAGCAAGACACGAATACAAAGAAGAACTAAATAACACAGTTGCTAATATTTTAAAGGTACCAGAAGATACAACAgccgaaaaaataaaagagttcaTCAAATTAAAAGATGAAATAGTAGAGAATTTTGTACAATATAATTACAACAAGAACGACGAAGAAggtaaacagatttataaaaagaacGTGCATGATgctgttgtaaaatatttcatagatataaaagaaaatttgaatgAAGAACAAGTCGACCCACTAGTACGACGAAACCAATTGTTAAGTGAATTAGGTAAAATACCCATACCGAATGAGGCCTTGAAAGATGAAGTTGAAGAAATAAGGATGAGAGCTGAGGTCGAACAGTTTTTTCAAGAACAATCTGTTCCCGATGGAGATGTagaaaataaactcaaaaaaaatcttgccaAGAGATTGCATAACCTCGAAAGATCTGGTCACAATTGCAATGCTGAGAAGAAAATGAAGCATGATATTATCAGGTGCctcaaaaaactaaattgtgaCGTAAGTCCTAAAACCGTAGAGGATTTTgtagagaaattaaaaaacaatgaatcaCATCGAAAAACACCACCAGTGACTAATAGTAGAGCTTCAGGCTTGAACCAAACGGGTCCCTATGGTTTTTCTATCGCCACTGGACCTCAAGATCCACAAAGTTTTAACGTAGGTGGCAATATAGTAGCGCAGTCCAGACAAAATACAATCCAACAAACATATGGCCCCCTAAGTCCACAACAGGCAACCATAAACACTCAAAATATGAATCAAAGCGGAGGTCAGTGGCTCTCGTTGCAGCCAGCATCAGAACCCCCTAATTTTGACTCTTATAGCCAAACCAACTTTAGTGGACCGGATGGCCAGCTTTTCAACTCATATGGACCCGATGATGTCGACCAATTACAAGGTCAACCCAACTTAACTGACAGCAATTATTCCGGTGCACGTCCGGTAAGGTCTTATGTAATTTCCAAAGGAAATGTCTTACCAGGGCAAGACCTAGACCAATCGatcaattataatgattttgcCGGTGGACCGTTATTGAATTCAACTATGTCTCCAACTCAAGGTGTAGGCGCACAAACTGTGAACCAAGTTCCGCAAAGTCCCAATAATATGCGTGAGGTTGCATCAAGTCCGAGTCCGATAGATCAACCTAATTATGGGCAAATTGCTACTCCTCGCCAAGTAGCGCTAGCTCCTCCACTTATGCAAGGCCAGAACATGCCTGCAGAGCCTGTATTCCAGGGCCCTATGTATAAGTATATACCCATGCACCAGCCGTTCACTGTGCCTATCATAGAACCTGGTCAAATGCTGGGTTCCCACTGCTCTATGCGCCCACTGCGGCCTTTGTCAGGCCCTGACAACTCAATAATATCTAAGCAGGGAATGATTGGTCCACCGATACCTTTGTCGATGGGACGTCAAGGGATGGTCGCAATGAGTAACGAGAGAAGATCGAAGGGGAATTACGAGTCGTCTGATGAAGAAGAAGTGTGTAAATGTGACAGAGGAAGATATCTGAACTGCCGAGGTCCGCCATATTGTATGGTTGCTATGGATGAGTTTTTCGAAGATTGCGTCGGTTTTGGACCTCTGTGGTGCGGCGTGCCTTTCCCggagtgtttttattattaa